In the Flavobacterium pallidum genome, one interval contains:
- a CDS encoding YMGG-like glycine zipper-containing protein, translating into MRKLALILVSALTIASCKNAAKEQAEAEQAKQATIDSIRVEVAAKQAEEARQKTIDSMKAVAETQRIQRQHAVASNSSSTTTSSSTTTTTQKKGWSNTAKGAVIGAGVGAVTGAVVSKHKKGQGAIIGGVGGAILGAGVGSVIDEKKKKEAAGQ; encoded by the coding sequence ATGAGAAAATTAGCATTAATACTCGTCAGTGCACTTACAATAGCTTCTTGTAAGAACGCCGCAAAAGAACAGGCAGAAGCCGAACAGGCAAAACAGGCCACCATCGATTCTATCAGGGTGGAAGTAGCGGCAAAACAAGCCGAAGAAGCCAGACAGAAAACCATCGATTCAATGAAAGCTGTAGCTGAAACACAGAGAATACAGAGACAGCATGCCGTTGCTTCAAATTCATCCTCTACGACTACCAGCTCGTCAACCACAACCACCACACAGAAGAAGGGTTGGAGTAACACTGCAAAAGGCGCAGTAATCGGGGCCGGTGTAGGTGCTGTAACCGGTGCTGTAGTATCTAAGCATAAAAAAGGGCAGGGCGCTATCATCGGTGGTGTAGGTGGTGCTATCCTTGGAGCCGGTGTCGGATCTGTAATTGATGAAAAAAAGAAGAAAGAGGCAGCAGGACAATAA
- a CDS encoding YgaP family membrane protein, whose amino-acid sequence MKKNINTSDKYIRFIAAVLFLLLSLIAWDDRFVGITSGVIGIYLLLTVVFGSCVVYRFP is encoded by the coding sequence ATGAAGAAAAACATTAATACTTCCGATAAATATATCAGGTTCATTGCTGCAGTGCTGTTCCTGCTGCTTTCCCTCATCGCCTGGGATGACCGTTTCGTGGGGATTACTTCAGGCGTTATCGGGATTTATCTTTTGCTTACCGTGGTTTTCGGGAGTTGTGTCGTGTATCGTTTTCCTTGA
- a CDS encoding DNA/RNA non-specific endonuclease, whose product MKAKKLFLIWACLLTASLSAQLKTDTIVNTGVYKSYFCYAIKEPLYVTYTLYKGGGSCDREQESFHFKKCGIKTASDKDYSGSGYDKGHLVNAEDFAYDCTMEETTFCYYNCLPQTIALNRGIWKTWEEKIRDSSQKRRLFIIAGGIYSDKTIGSNNIGVPDFCYKVVLDAKTSEVLWCLLFPNDESKRATAITLEALKRKLGYDLVP is encoded by the coding sequence ATGAAAGCCAAAAAACTATTCCTCATTTGGGCATGCTTACTCACGGCAAGCCTTTCTGCCCAACTCAAAACCGACACCATCGTCAATACGGGTGTTTACAAATCATATTTCTGTTATGCGATTAAGGAGCCGTTGTATGTCACGTATACTTTATATAAAGGTGGCGGGTCATGCGACCGGGAGCAGGAAAGTTTCCATTTTAAAAAGTGCGGTATAAAAACTGCCTCCGATAAGGATTATTCAGGATCTGGTTATGACAAGGGCCATCTGGTAAATGCTGAAGACTTCGCATATGATTGTACGATGGAAGAAACCACCTTCTGTTACTACAACTGTCTTCCGCAAACCATCGCACTGAACCGCGGCATCTGGAAAACCTGGGAAGAAAAAATTCGCGACAGTTCACAAAAACGCAGACTTTTTATCATTGCAGGTGGTATTTACAGTGATAAAACCATTGGGAGCAACAATATCGGCGTTCCGGATTTTTGTTATAAGGTGGTATTGGATGCCAAAACCAGCGAGGTGCTTTGGTGCCTTTTATTTCCAAATGACGAAAGCAAACGCGCTACAGCAATCACGCTTGAGGCATTAAAAAGGAAACTTGGTTATGATTTGGTACCCTAA